From Solanum stenotomum isolate F172 chromosome 2, ASM1918654v1, whole genome shotgun sequence:
AAAATGCAACATAGGAAATTGCACTAAACACCGAGATGATATAGGAAATAGCAAAAATTACACCTTAAAAAGTTACACCAGATTAAACCTTATCGATGCATATTTAACGAACTATTTAGAATCTACCTTCAAATATAAAGGACCATTTTGTCATTTTCTCTATAAAATCACGGCAACGGAAGTTCTACCAATTTCAACCGTCGATCACTAATCGAGCACTCATCCAACGGCTGACATCTAACATATTTGGtttctaattataatttttaaaaatattttatagtaacTTTTTCTAGtcaaatttgaaatgaaaagtaGGTCATTCTAtgtaatcattttattttttattacttttctaGAAAGAAAAAAGGTGAAGTTTAATCATctatttaattgattaaattcattaGTTTTGTATCACAATTTTGAAAAGGAAGTTCAGtgtaattatttgtttttcttctttctacAGAAGAAAAGGGCAAAgtgtaaatatatttaattcatAAAATCTCTCTCTAACTCattatcaaaaatttcaaatttgagtcttaaatagaaaataattcatagtacaattttttttaaaaaaaataaatattatgtattatgcaatacatatttgaattaaataaaatttcaatacaGATATTAACCACGtgtaaaaaatccaaaaaatacttatataatttCTTTGTTTCAAATTAAACTTTGTGATGCATCAACCATTTGaagtttaaaaggaaaataaaggaATAAAGAATGTGTCAAAGTTGTTTAGAGGGAAAACAAATCAAATGAGAGTATTGagaatcttttgaaaaaaaatagtttttttaaaggAGTATTTTCTAagagttattttttaatagtaatataaaATTCTAAAAGTATTGTGAATTGATATCgttctaaattattttgattataaTAGATTATTAGATGTAAGGAATAATTGTttatataaaaaggaaaaatattataatcaatttatttgttacatttatTGCATTCAATTCTTATTTTGATCTTTGACAAATGAATGgaagaaaatatgataaagttttgatttattttttcaacattaCCACCATCCATCCTACAAAATTGAAGATATTactaattagtttttttattggGTTTCTAAATTACAAGcggtttaaaatattttaattattgatAAGCTCTCTTCATAAGTTTCTTAAGAATAATAAGAATCTTTctatattcttttttatatattgattGAATTCTTGGTCATCTCAACGAATTAACCATTGAACTAATTGAGGTAGTGATTTGATTGATGTTTAATTAAGAATCTAAATAATTCCACTAAAAACAAAGCATAAAAAGATAATCATTTGCACAAAACTTATCAtgtttttaagaataaaaataaatatagacaaagacaagtcaatttttttaggTTGAGAATTGAAATAAATGATGAGCTAAGTAGCTATGTTTGTACTTGTCTTCATTAAATATAGcgaaaaccttttttttttccttaaaaaatgtagcaacatttttattttataaatcaGAAAAATACTATTTACGCCCATTAAAAAAATCACTCTAATCGAATACACAATACAATATCTGACTGTAAGTGTGTATTCTCAAAGTAGAAGCTTAATGTATGTGTGATCAACTTAAAGACAAATTTAGATTTCGACATTTATGGCTCaacttaaattaaataataaaaataaacaaaataaaggcCTACACGATGACCAAGAGATTGAACCCTTGAGTGAAgcttgaaagtttttttttctttcaactaaACCAAACAACGCAAACTATTATAGAGTTCCCAAATCATTCTTCGTAtatatttattagatttttCAATACAAATCATGATTCGTGCAAACGTTATTGCATTCTCGCAACCCACATTCAGTGACCTATATCCTCGCCCCTGATCAattgtatgtatatgtatatgaagTCATTAAATATTTACGTGAACAATTGAAACCAATATatgcatttttaaaaattgtatgtGCATGGGATCTCTAGCGAAGCAACGTCAATTTTAACTCTAAAGAtcgattttatatttttaaattgttgaCGTTAAAAAAACCGATCTCCGAAGGTTAAACTATCCTAAAGCTTTGTGGGCCTAGAGTGTAAATGAATTCTAAAGGCCTCAAAAAGCCCAATACGTTTCAACCGCCAATATCCCAAAGTAGCTGAAGAAGCGAAAAAAGCCTCTCTCTGCCGCAACTCCAATGGCGTTATCGTCTTTCGTGCCGGCGTTATCTTCTCCGCCGCCATGTACGGTGGCGATGTTAAACCGCTCCGGTTCTTTATCCTCAGCATCGTCGTCGTCACCTTCGTGTAGTGTTCGTTTCACTTGCTCATTCTCTCAGCCTCCACTCACCGTTGCTTTTATGCCGTTTTTGAGACCGACATCTCTGTGTTATTCTAGAAGGAGTTCACAAATAGTGCGTATGGCACcggaagaagagaagaagactCAACGCTCACCTCTCGACTTCCCTATCGTAAGCTTCGAAAACTCGTTTTTGTTTCTGGTTATTTAACTTTAATTGTAGATGTATTCTTCTATTAGCTATTCTGAACTGCAGCTTAGTGTGTGCTAAGAGTAAAATGTATTATGTAGAAGTTGTAATGATAGCTTGTTTAATCTAGATATGGTTTTTGGTTGTTTAAGTTGGAGCTGTTGTTTGCTATTTGGATGATTTGAATTGTGCCAAATCTGATCAGAAAATAGCATAGGAAATTGCAGTGTGTACTGTTAAAACCTATGGTGCAACTTCAACTTAGCAGATTAGTAGTGGGGCGTTGTCTTGCTTTTCGATGGGTTTAAGCTGGGTGGTGTCTGGCGTAGTATTAGTATTTTACTTGTAGTGTCTTTCTATCATCATTTGCTTGTTTGTTGTGTTTCGATTATCgcactattttgttgttattactATTTACTTATTAGTTGCTATGTTTTCTTCACTGTCGTTTTTTCTTTCTATACCTACTTTGATTTGTTGCAATTGAGCCGAGGGTCCTCTGAAACCAATCCCTCTACCTCCACAAGGTAGGGGTATTTACAGTTAATGGTTATTTAAGTGTGAATGATTGTTGCTGTTTTGATGAATTAAATTGTGCACTACACTCAAAACTATCAAGTTACCAATTTCGATTTTATATGGTcaaaaagagaatgaaatttCTGAAATTGTATCCGGAGTGAAACCAAATTTTCTATCCTCATAATAAAGTTAGTCCCTTTGTTTGATTGGTCAGCTTTTAAGAGGAGTGGTTCTTCATGCAATCTCAGGCATAGTATTTATCTGCTATTTGGCCTGTTGAAACAACCTAGAAGAAAGATTGTCGGCCTACATAACCAACTTTTGAAGCCAAGACGATCTTTTCCTGTCAATCATTCATCAGAAAGTAGTGGAGAAAGAATCGTCTTTTGAAATCTTATCATTGAAGGCGCAGAAAGTGCTGGAAAAAAGGGATAATTTTTTATAGCCATGGATAGATCACCCAGGTTTGGGTCCATAAGCAGTGACCATTGCTCTATGAAACCTCGCAGAAAGTTAATTATTGGTCGTAGTTTGGGCCTCCCCTCTTTCCAGCTCCAGTACGTGGAATGATATCCAATGAGTAAAGTTTTAGCTGTCTTGGGAGAGAGGGGAGACAGGAATTGATCGTAGTTATTCATATTCCAATCAAGAGGTGTACCGTCTCTTCCAAGTAGCTAACCTTAGTATGTCAGGAATCTGGTACCAAAGATATAAAGATGCAATACCATGTTGATCCTTTCATTTAGTGTTAATTTCTAGGAGCTTCTAAAAGTCCTTGGCAATGTCATTCTCGAAATTTCGATGTCCTAATCAATAACCTTTTTGCATTGTGTACTATAGGAAGTGTAAAAATTTGAGCCGATACTGCATTTTGCTTTCTAGAATAATGCCATCATAGCTGCTAGGCATTTTGATGAAACATGTTTATTGGCAGGAATGGGAAAGACCCAAGCCCGGACGAAGACCAGATATCTTTCCTCAATTCAGTCCCATGAAAACTCCCTTGCCACCTCCTATGCCGGGTGATCCTccagaagaggaggaggaagaagaagaaaagaaagaggaagagggagatgaagaggaagagaaagagaaggaagaagagaaagacCCTGAAAAAGACAATCCAATTAAACCTGAGCAGTAGCGCCAATCTGATGATTTTattccaacaacacaacaaggTAGACTCGCGTTTGCTATTGCTAGCTTAGTTGTTGCGGCTTATATACATTGACCCCTGGGTCACGTTCTAGATAGAATTAATCGCGTGAAGAGTTCTCGAATTGAAATTTTTGTAATACAGTCATACTCTCGAGACAAATCAGTAGTGTGATGTAATGTTTTGTTTCAACAAGAGTCATGTTTACTACTCTTAGCCTACTAGTTGCATCATATGTACATTAGCACTTATCGATATTGTACATTGTGTTGATGGCACGAGGAGTTCTTACCACTCGTTGGAGAGGAGTCTGCCGCGAAAAACTATGAAATCAACCATGGATGCTTGTCAAGATTGGGTGTGACCAAGTTCCGCTTGCATTTCAAGTGAGATACTTCTACcaaaagatatttttctttttctcttctttgggCCTCAATAGGAGAAGTACAATACTCAATTCTATGGAATCAAAGATCTCACAAGCATTCAAGGCAAATGAAAAACAGATTGATTCTATTCAAACATGTATTCCATATCTTATCAGGCAATACTACGAAAGAGAATTGGCTGTGATCTCAAATTCCAACATACATGGAATTAGAAGAAATCAAATCTACAACATGACCACCTAGGTATGAAAAGGTTACAAGGAATGATCAGTTTTGACAAAGTTCTGAACACTGGCTTAGAATTGATAAATAAACTGGCAAAAAGTACTCCGCGAAAGCTTCCTAGCCACTCTTAAAAGACGAATGTCCTGTCAAATCTATCTTCTCTCAGCGTTCTGATATCAAGCAAAAATGCTTGAGGATTACTACTCTTGACGAGAAAGGTCGAAATAGTTGAGGATTAATGCTTGCTTCACCTTCTCCTTGAATCAGAAGATCCTTTACTTCTTGCCTTATCTGCTTCATCGAGTGTTGACTTTTGCCTCCGATAAATATCCTCAACATATCTGCGCCATAAGGTTTNGCTTTCTGAGATCAAGCTAAAATGCTTGAGGATTACTACTCTTGATCTTTTAGACGTAAGGCTGAGAAAGGT
This genomic window contains:
- the LOC125854614 gene encoding uncharacterized protein LOC125854614, yielding MALSSFVPALSSPPPCTVAMLNRSGSLSSASSSSPSCSVRFTCSFSQPPLTVAFMPFLRPTSLCYSRRSSQIVRMAPEEEKKTQRSPLDFPIEWERPKPGRRPDIFPQFSPMKTPLPPPMPGDPPEEEEEEEEKKEEEGDEEEEKEKEEEKDPEKDNPIKPEQ